gaatttctaaaatttctctatttaTTTTGGAGTGTCCACTAGGATCTTAGGTGCCTTTACGTGAGGCTTTAAAAGGAATCTCTAATTagtaatataaaaaaattggtAACAAAACATGTTGCAGTTCAGATTTCATTTGGAGGGCATTTTTAAAATAGTTCGGAGCATAAATAGCTCCTCCAAATCGTCTAGAAGCtgatgaattttttttactggctcCCATAAGCCAAAAAGTCAGAGGATGGAGCCTTACCAAAGCGGACAAGCTGTTCACCTAAACAATACTCCTTGACCACACTCTGtttggctggctgtggctggtgttgTTTTATTGTGAGAAAAAATATTATTGGTTAGTTATATCTTATAGCTAACGTTGGTTtggcgtgagagaaaaatactgctggctgatTGCAGCCGAACATAGTATAAAGGTGTAGATCTGAAATCTGAATCCTGATGCCTACTAGTCATAATCATCTAAGCATGCCTACTGTATGGACATCGATGTATGGAGAATTGACTTGGAATCTTGTCACGTGTAACGGGCCATCAAATGACAATATGACGCATGCCACCATGGCCTACATGAACCAACACGGTACCTCCGTCCCATCACGAGATTGATCCACACTCTGTCTTTTCTCTCCTGTTTCCTCTCTAAATTGTTCTCTTCCAATGATGAATTGGACAAGTTGGAGGATGAGACACATGTATTCAAACACGCAAAcagctactccctccatcctgaaattttcagatttgttgtaaattaaattgtcctaagtttgatcaaatttatagaaaagattgataatattttaaatatcaaataagaataattagatctattataaaatatattttcataaattACATATTTAAAGTGGTAGATGCTAATATTTTATCTACAAATTTGATCAAAGGACAAAATAAAATGCATTACATTGCAGGACAGAGGGAGAGAGTAAGCTTGAGAAAAACATGGCAACTGAAGTCAAATCTATCCCATTATCTTCTTGCAAAATTTAGAAAAGAAACCCATGCAACGCTCATATAACATGCATGATATAATTTAATTGGAACAGCCTTAGCCTTGTGCCTATATATGTGTGTACTTTGTACATGATGCCGCAGCACATCAGCATTTTGTACAGGCACGAAGAAACAAAACAAGGCTTCCCGGCCCGTTTTGATTGCTAAGTGCACTCCTCAGTGATCTCGGAGTATGTCGCCTAACATTCTAGCTACTAGCACGGATTCTTTCAAGGCTGGAAGTCTGAATCCTCGTCCCAGCGGCAGCCGAGCAAAGCATATTGGGATTAGGCGTGGCTGTTCCAGAGCATGTGTGGCCGCAGGACTCCTTCCCAGATTACTATTTTGGGATAACAAACAGCAATCACATGGTGGATCTAAAGGCCAAGTTTAAAAACATCTGTAAGCACATCTAGCACAATTTCAGTTGATTTCTTATAACTAAGTACTTCAAATTTTACATCTCATTCTGTGAATTTGGTGCATCCTATTATTAGAAGACAATGCAAATTATTGACCTGAGTACGCAGGCGAGAAGACAATGATCGAGAAGCGACGTGTGTACATGTCGGACGACCTGCTGAGGCACAACCCTTGCATCACCGCGTACAGGTCTCGGTCACTCAACCTGCGCCAGGAtctcgccgacgccaccgtgcCCCTGCTCGGCGCGACAGCAACACGGCGCGCCATCGGCGActggggccggccggcgtccGGCATCACGCACCTCGTTTTCTGCACGACGGTGAGCGGGTGCATCCCCGGCGCCGACTTCGAGGTCGTCAGGCTCCTCGGCCTCCCACTCTCCACCAGGCGCTTCATGCTGTACCAGGTCGGCTGCCACGGCGGAGGCATGGCGCTGCGCCTGGCCAAGGACCTCGCCAAGAACAACCCCGGCGCCCGAGTGCTGGTGGTGGGCTCGGAGGTGATCACCATGGCCTTGCGATGTAACAACCCTGATCATTGGtatgagaaccgcccaatttgatactattttaaacaaatcgtcggtcattatcatccaaatgagagttaacacgtgcttgccggagaACATGatacgtgttatcccacatctagagacatgaataaccgacacgtcattcatccaaaataatatcaaatccggtagtcccggtatgtgctccaacatacgcccagaatcaacatatgcacataccgtttacaatcgaatacatcgccaataatccacaaagagtaattttacacacttaatattacaagttcaatatattTGGGTTTCAAACTccacttacaagccttgggctcacgaaagtcatattatACAGAAAtgtaaagtttattgcatttacatgctctcacgaagctcgattacgataaagacttatttaagatgatgatgccttgctcaaggacatcaccacagccgcaacaacctactcctcccccgcatttggatcagcggggtagaagtggccgaacaccacttcgggctcacctgcaactaagtttagaaagcaacctgagtacaaaaggtactcgcaagacttacgcgattacttatacaaggatcatgcaatggctcaagtaaaagctttaatattaagtaattattacataagcattagctctctacactatcacctattaGAATTGATTATTGTTGCCCAAACCCCTAaataattttagttgattaaaagGATAACATACTAATCAATAGATCATTGACAAGACATGATTCCAAAACCAACAAAACCGGAACTCTCTAAGAGGAATtcggcgaaccaagagcttgctcatatccgagagcgcggtaattcgaattgattaaaaccttgcaagggtgtactactttacccacacgacgcgaggaccatgcgactcacccaaccaatcacgccgggcaagggggtactcacgtcaaccgttcccaacaagcctcgatcattgaacctcacacctagattacgagtagacttagttccaccatggacatctctaaactttcctacacataggtccacctggggacacactaagcctctctgcatagcccgtagccacgtatctaggactgcacattaatgatcaagtcaaagaaggtaattggctcattcgttccattatattggatatgtggtagcacggaaaggtgctcaaggccgatggcatccactcggtccttaatcgatccaagcgtactatgcccatgtgacttcattctctaggccctaccattcgctcgaatctcggtactaTTACTATACTAGCCACCGAaccaaaccagtgcgatcaagggtaactgataaatgtgatactccaaaccattcctgtctagcgagcaaaagaagtactccaagcagggctaagcatctagtcaagttaagtaattaactatctaactagtgccaagaatagggataacaaatcaaggaaggatcatgcataaagataggtataaaaatgcaatacatacatactatacatATATAACCCACAATACCCAAGTGGAATAGCTATACTAAATCAAAttagataggtgcaaggaatatgcttagctgcttgactgggttaacttcagactcgaccacgaacgggattccaggttcaggctccacggactcagtgggctccacgggttcgttctccgacggctcggtcactataatgcatgaacgcgatgcaagaattaaggaaTGAACTAAccagcaagcataaatcatgaaacaagttgagcatgcagaggacaatgcaaagaactcatgaaaattagttttgcagcaaaagcattttcctataaataaccataaataaaataattttcagccactctaaacaaaGTAAATaagaaaaggaatgcaaactaaactaaacaaatctaaGAAAATTATCATGGAAACTAGGTAGGaacacaaggctaacaaaactggttttgccattttatcactttccagcaagAAGTTATAAaataaaccattttcagacaaaGTATAAGAAAACAAACTAAAACTTTAATAAACAGCAAGGAACCATGTGAACAAGTTGCACCAAtaaaaactacacctcacaaggagtctaaaaaaatttagtttgaaatttttagattaatacacaaataaataagcattaaactcacttttgcaagataaaattatagataaatctatagcaaggtaacatgcaaaacaatatttttcctaaatagatctcagctagaggaatccaacaaaacaagtttcataatttttggaggtaTACATGAATTTATATGGATTTTGCAAGATTGCAGAAATATAAACCCTAAGAAAACCCTAGCAAAATGCTAGGTGCACCCAGATCCCACACCCGCAGgtgctgacgggtggggcccgctGGCCAGCGGCCCACCAGCCCGAGTCAAGGCCGACCAAGGGCCTTGacccgcggcggggcgcggccacggcgctctggagcgcgcggtgcgcgcggacaccgcgtgcgcggcggcgccggcggatggcggcgcgaggcggcgcggagAGGCGGGGCCGGAGTGGGGCAAAGGGCGCGCGCACTGGGTGGAGGCAACGGCGGCAGGCTCACCAGCGGGTTGGACGACGGGGAACGGCGGCGGaccgaggcgagcggcggcggccctgtgcgGCAAGGGAGGAGGCCGGGTGAGGAGGGAAATCGAGCGAGGGAAGGGGGAAGATGCTCCccgcgcgaggaatcgagaggTAGCTCACCGGAGACGGCGATTCGACGGCGACGAAGGAGTTCGGCCGCGGCGGCAATGGTGGagagggctagggtttgagggggaACGGGGCCGGCCTCGACACAGATAAGGAGAGGGGGTGAGGGAAGAGTGAAGGGGTGGCACGGGACGCGAGGATGAACGGCACGTGTGACGagaatggccggcggcggcgacgcgtgcaGCGCGGCGCGCCGAGCAGAACAGGGGAAGGAGAATggcggctgacaggtgggcctggcgagggattttcattttctttcttttttttcctgggCTGTGACAATTGGGCCCCGCCTGTCATTCCTTGCTTCCCTCTCGAAGCTCCTGGAGTGCTCCCGTGCACAAATCGGGAGGAGCTCAAATCGTCCACGGCACCGCTCGAGCACGTCGCGCGTGCCGCGTGTGCCCCGCTACTCACTCCTTCACACGCCCCCGCTACTGTCGCTGCTGTTGCCGCTCCTGCTCCCGCCTGCGCCCACACCGCGCCGTCGCCTCACGCATCGCCGACGCACGCCACACGCCGCATGCGCCTGAGCCACGCCATTGCCCGCCGCGGCCGGGAGCTGAACTCGCCGCGTGCCGCAccgccccgctcgccgcccgcccgagCGAGCCGCATGCTGCTCCATCCCGCCGCCGTGCCTTTCGTctcgccgccattgccgccgctcgcccctcAACACCGAACCGCCGCTCGAGCCCGCGCCGACCCCCAACAACCCCAAACCCGCTTGCCCTCGGCCCCCAGAAGCTCCTCACCCCGACCCCGTCGATCCCGCTCGCCcgactcgccggagcgccgcccgcaccgccgccgagctGCTGCTCACGCTGCGCCCCCACCTCCGGCCGTTCCCGACCCCAACCGAGCACACCCCCGGGTAGCCCTCGCTTCCCTCatgctcctccacccctccatcgccgccggcgggccACCACCTCGCTGGATTTTGGCCCGGACCGCCGCTGACCTCCATAGGGACCTCGTGCAGCAATAGGTAAAACTGCAGGGGCCTTTTGAAAAGCTtgtgactcatatgaatagtttAGAATAGTGCTGCGCAATTCTAAAAAAGTCCAGGGGTTTTGGTGTAAAGTACCTTTTTCTTTTATGCATAAATTAGCTGTTAGCTTCTAAAATCCATAGCAATTCATGTATAGCTCAAAAaatgtgaaacttgttttgttggattcctctggtttagatctacttaggaaaaatattattttgcaTGTTTCCTTAGTGTTTGTTaaggttttagtgtgttttcgTATGCTCTGTCCGAAAAAGGTTTAATGTAGAtttttttgctggaaagtgataaaatggcaaaactaGTTTTTTTAGCTTTGTattcatgcctagtatctatGTTAATTTTATTGGATTTGTTTGGTTaagtttgcattccttttctgatttatcttgtttagagtagctgaaaattaatatatttatgattaattctaggaaaatgcttttgatgTAAATCCAATTCTCAGGAGTTCCTTGTAATGTCATCTACATGTTCaatttaatttataatttattgCTGTATAAGTTTATTTGCTAATTCTTGATCTAGCTTTTCTGTTCTCGTGTACGATAGTGATTGTTTGTCGTCGCGTGTGTTACATTTGTGCATCATCGCATATGTGCCATTCATTATGCATGTCTTATCACCCTTGCATAATCTATGGTATCACACTAATGCATGCAT
This sequence is a window from Panicum virgatum strain AP13 chromosome 7K, P.virgatum_v5, whole genome shotgun sequence. Protein-coding genes within it:
- the LOC120640255 gene encoding chalcone synthase E-like, with the translated sequence MIEKRRVYMSDDLLRHNPCITAYRSRSLNLRQDLADATVPLLGATATRRAIGDWGRPASGITHLVFCTTVSGCIPGADFEVVRLLGLPLSTRRFMLYQVGCHGGGMALRLAKDLAKNNPGARVLVVGSEVITMALRCNNPDHWYENRPI